From a region of the Sander lucioperca isolate FBNREF2018 chromosome 8, SLUC_FBN_1.2, whole genome shotgun sequence genome:
- the LOC116050491 gene encoding protein FAM237A codes for MVPVLLNIGLPVATAFVLSCMCAVPLQGQKPAHVDPLTAHRSNPQCWDSSSALLLEMRSPRIADTVPAFWDLMVFLRSSDNSKHKALFWDLARVFWDLYLDCVLSRSHGMGRRHITALHSLITDSKSMVFILMWD; via the coding sequence ATGGTCCCAGTGCTCCTGAACATAGGCCTACCTGTGGCCACAGCGTTTGTGCTGAGCTGCATGTGTGCCGTGCCGCTGCAGGGCCAGAAGCCGGCTCACGTCGACCCCCTGACGGCCCACCGGTCGAACCCGCAGTGTTGGGACTCCTCCTCGGCTCTGCTGCTGGAGATGCGCTCCCCGAGGATCGCTGACACAGTGCCCGCTTTCTGGGACCTGATGGTGTTCCTCAGGTCGTCAGACAACAGCAAACACAAGGCGCTGTTCTGGGACCTGGCCCGGGTCTTCTGGGACCTCTATCTAGATTGCGTTCTGTCCAGGAGCCACGGCATGGGGCGAAGACACATCACCGCTTTACACTCCCTCATCACTGACAGTAAGTCCATGGTATTCATCTTAATGTGGGACTAG